In Methanofastidiosum sp., the following are encoded in one genomic region:
- the hisG gene encoding ATP phosphoribosyltransferase has protein sequence VTEFPNVTDKYFKDKGINLKVIEVSGSTEIAPYLGVSDLISDIVSTGTTLAMNNLKPISKIIESEAVLIANKDSINEKREEIELLSSSVKSVLEAQGKKYIMVNLPTKSLGKFEKEFHGLGGPTVMDVISKESLVAAHFVVDEKQVSETIQKLKKMGGTGILITSIERLVN, from the coding sequence GTGACAGAATTTCCCAATGTTACAGATAAATACTTTAAAGATAAAGGCATTAATCTGAAAGTGATTGAAGTATCAGGTTCAACGGAGATTGCCCCTTATCTCGGGGTCTCCGATTTAATATCCGACATAGTTAGTACTGGAACTACTTTAGCGATGAACAATCTAAAGCCCATATCCAAAATTATTGAATCTGAGGCAGTACTTATTGCAAACAAGGATAGCATTAACGAGAAGAGAGAGGAGATAGAACTTCTTTCTTCATCAGTTAAAAGCGTCTTGGAGGCTCAAGGTAAGAAGTACATCATGGTGAACCTCCCAACTAAATCTTTGGGCAAATTTGAAAAGGAGTTTCACGGTCTTGGAGGCCCAACAGTAATGGATGTGATCTCAAAAGAATCACTTGTTGCAGCTCACTTTGTGGTTGATGAAAAACAGGTATCAGAAACTATTCAAAAACTCAAAAAGATGGGTGGAACAGGGATTCTTATTACTTCCATAGAAAGGTTGGTGAACTAG
- the hisD gene encoding histidinol dehydrogenase: MIEIYEGSKVLFEKNKQRKILLEDDGYVKSILLDVEKRGDEALKEYTLKFDGVKINDFLVTQDEIAEAYDNIDTELIEALETSAENIEDFHRRETPQSFLFEKKGITAGQMILPIESAGIYVPGGRAAYPSTVLMAAIPPKICGVPRIVVVTPPGKDGRCNDAVLVASDIAGVDEIYKVGGAQAIAALSYGTESIKPVSKIVGPGNRFVAMAKKLVETPTEFPAGPSEVMIIAEEKSNPRFIALDMLAQSEHDPMASAYLLTTSRALAEKVVREIENELKILPRKEILEESLKRGGIFIISSIDEAIEISNSFAPEHLEIMVNEPFSVLTKIKNAGSVFLGEYSPEAMGDYVSGTNHVLPTSGFARFYSSLSVDDFLKKYTFQYVTKNGLKAYRGTVSTLAKSEGLFAHEKAVNVRFEEDEK; encoded by the coding sequence TTGATTGAAATTTATGAAGGATCAAAGGTATTATTTGAAAAAAATAAACAGAGGAAGATTCTATTAGAAGATGATGGCTATGTCAAGTCAATTCTTTTGGATGTTGAAAAAAGAGGAGATGAAGCACTTAAAGAATACACATTGAAATTTGACGGTGTGAAAATAAATGATTTCTTAGTAACTCAAGACGAGATAGCCGAAGCCTACGATAATATAGACACTGAATTAATTGAAGCATTGGAAACTTCAGCTGAGAACATAGAGGACTTCCACAGGAGAGAAACTCCCCAGTCATTTTTATTTGAAAAGAAAGGTATCACAGCGGGGCAGATGATATTACCTATAGAAAGTGCAGGAATATATGTGCCTGGTGGCAGAGCTGCGTATCCATCTACTGTGCTCATGGCAGCAATCCCGCCTAAAATATGCGGTGTTCCAAGAATTGTTGTGGTAACGCCCCCTGGAAAGGATGGCAGATGTAACGATGCGGTACTAGTAGCATCGGATATTGCAGGTGTCGATGAGATTTACAAAGTCGGAGGTGCTCAGGCAATAGCAGCTCTATCCTATGGAACTGAATCGATAAAGCCAGTATCAAAAATAGTTGGTCCAGGAAATAGATTTGTCGCAATGGCAAAAAAACTTGTTGAAACACCAACTGAATTTCCGGCAGGCCCTAGTGAAGTAATGATAATAGCCGAAGAAAAATCAAATCCAAGATTTATAGCCTTGGACATGCTTGCCCAATCTGAACACGATCCAATGGCTTCAGCATATTTATTGACTACATCAAGGGCGCTCGCTGAAAAAGTCGTGAGAGAAATAGAAAATGAACTTAAAATACTTCCAAGAAAAGAAATACTTGAAGAATCACTCAAACGAGGCGGTATATTCATTATATCCTCTATCGATGAGGCTATAGAAATTTCAAACAGTTTTGCCCCTGAACATTTAGAGATTATGGTTAATGAACCATTCTCAGTTCTTACAAAGATTAAAAATGCTGGTTCAGTATTCTTGGGAGAGTATTCGCCTGAAGCTATGGGAGATTATGTTTCAGGAACAAATCACGTCCTTCCAACATCAGGATTTGCAAGATTTTATTCCAGCCTTTCAGTTGATGACTTTCTAAAAAAATATACATTTCAGTACGTTACAAAGAATGGACTAAAAGCTTATAGAGGTACTGTTTCAACACTTGCTAAATCAGAAGGGCTATTTGCGCACGAAAAAGCTGTTAATGTGAGGTTTGAAGAAGATGAAAAGTAA
- the hisC gene encoding histidinol-phosphate transaminase, with translation MKSKFDRDLLESLDPYSSEVSVLDGNIDRLHANELPWKNEAVIWALHDKLLSMPFNRYPEVTNSDIRKKIADYIGFEKENVLVGNGSDEIIDTIGKAFISPLDKILIPSPTFSLYSSIARIYSGLPIIIPLNNDYTLPVEKIISEAKSSKIAIICSPNNPTGVLYLDEEIKAILDTGMLVILDEAYAEFSGHSGLHLLNNYDNLIVMKTFSKAFGLAGFRTGYCVASETLIESMSKVMLPYNLNLISMKVVELAIQHEDFMKDAVRKIKENRKYLYGTMQEIKGIKPIQSSTNFILFEAENPREIYEGLLKKGILIRYFENKNYLRVSIGTYEECVKFISSLREILNVC, from the coding sequence ATGAAAAGTAAATTTGATAGGGATCTCTTAGAAAGTCTTGATCCATACTCTTCAGAAGTTTCCGTATTGGATGGGAATATAGATAGATTACACGCCAATGAACTGCCATGGAAAAACGAAGCTGTAATTTGGGCCTTACATGACAAGCTCTTATCAATGCCTTTTAACAGATATCCAGAGGTTACAAATTCGGATATAAGGAAAAAAATTGCAGATTATATTGGATTTGAAAAAGAAAATGTCTTAGTTGGAAATGGTAGTGATGAGATTATTGATACAATAGGAAAAGCATTTATTTCTCCACTTGATAAAATTTTGATACCATCTCCTACTTTTTCACTTTATTCCTCTATTGCAAGGATATATTCTGGGCTTCCAATAATAATCCCTCTCAATAATGATTATACACTCCCAGTTGAAAAAATAATCTCCGAAGCCAAAAGTTCTAAAATTGCAATTATTTGCAGCCCAAATAATCCAACTGGTGTCTTATATCTCGATGAAGAGATCAAAGCTATATTGGACACAGGGATGCTTGTAATCCTCGATGAAGCATACGCAGAATTTTCTGGCCATTCAGGATTGCACTTGTTAAATAATTATGATAATCTGATTGTCATGAAAACATTTTCAAAAGCATTTGGACTTGCAGGATTTAGAACAGGATACTGTGTGGCATCAGAAACGCTAATTGAGTCAATGAGCAAAGTCATGCTCCCATATAATCTAAATCTAATATCTATGAAAGTTGTGGAGTTGGCGATCCAACATGAAGATTTCATGAAAGACGCCGTCAGAAAAATAAAGGAAAACAGGAAATACCTTTATGGCACTATGCAAGAGATAAAGGGGATAAAACCTATTCAGTCAAGCACCAATTTCATATTATTTGAAGCAGAAAATCCTAGAGAAATATATGAAGGGCTCTTGAAAAAAGGAATTTTAATAAGATACTTTGAAAACAAAAACTACCTTAGAGTATCCATAGGAACTTACGAGGAATGTGTTAAATTTATTTCCAGTTTAAGGGAGATATTAAATGTCTGTTAA
- the hisH gene encoding imidazole glycerol phosphate synthase subunit HisH: MSVKIGIIDYGMGNLKSVYKAFRFLKVDPVFIDKEEDFDCDGLILPGVGAFEDGMKNLAPFIKVLKKEVETKPLLGICLGMQMLFSDSEENGFFKGLDLIPGSVKKLPEGQKVPHMGWNSIEFLDDDPLLIEIKNESYFYFVHSYAPFCGPDYTLGETEYGIKFPSIVAKDFIYGTQFHPEKSGDPGLKLLKNYINIVESTI, translated from the coding sequence ATGTCTGTTAAGATTGGTATCATAGATTATGGAATGGGGAATTTAAAGAGTGTGTATAAAGCTTTTAGATTTCTAAAAGTAGATCCCGTTTTTATAGATAAAGAAGAGGATTTTGATTGTGACGGTTTAATTCTCCCTGGTGTGGGGGCTTTTGAAGATGGGATGAAGAATCTCGCACCTTTCATAAAAGTATTAAAAAAAGAAGTGGAAACAAAACCCCTTTTGGGAATATGTCTGGGAATGCAGATGCTTTTTTCAGATAGCGAAGAAAACGGATTTTTCAAGGGATTAGATCTTATCCCCGGTTCAGTAAAGAAGCTTCCCGAAGGACAAAAAGTTCCACACATGGGTTGGAACAGTATAGAATTCTTAGATGATGACCCGCTCTTGATAGAAATAAAAAATGAATCTTATTTTTATTTTGTACACTCTTATGCACCTTTCTGTGGCCCTGATTACACTTTAGGCGAAACAGAGTATGGGATCAAATTCCCCTCAATAGTTGCAAAGGATTTTATCTATGGCACACAGTTTCACCCGGAGAAGAGTGGTGACCCCGGACTAAAACTTCTTAAAAATTACATAAATATAGTGGAGAGCACAATATGA
- the hisA gene encoding 1-(5-phosphoribosyl)-5-[(5-phosphoribosylamino)methylideneamino]imidazole-4-carboxamide isomerase, protein MKVLPAVDILNRKCVQLVGGDPGTKIFENADPMTIAKKWAEFSDYLHLIDLDAAIYNTDTNRDIIKKILSEVKVPAEVGGGIRSIEIFRELIGAGADKLIMGTSAVKNLELLKKIRDEFGKERIVIALDVKGEEVSISGWTQGSGLTIFDAIKNLEEYASSYLITSIGVEGRMKGPDIELYKKILSLTDVEIIASGGISSIDDLIKLDKVGINKAVVGTAIYTNKIDLKNVREIFG, encoded by the coding sequence ATGAAAGTTTTGCCCGCAGTTGATATCCTGAATAGAAAATGCGTTCAACTTGTCGGAGGGGACCCTGGCACCAAGATATTTGAGAATGCAGACCCAATGACAATAGCAAAAAAGTGGGCAGAGTTCTCAGATTATTTGCATTTGATTGACCTTGATGCTGCGATTTATAATACCGATACAAATAGGGACATAATAAAAAAAATCCTTTCAGAAGTTAAAGTCCCAGCCGAGGTCGGAGGCGGGATAAGAAGCATAGAAATATTTAGAGAATTAATAGGCGCTGGGGCAGATAAACTCATAATGGGAACCTCAGCAGTAAAAAATCTTGAACTTCTAAAAAAGATAAGGGATGAATTTGGAAAGGAAAGGATAGTCATAGCATTGGATGTTAAAGGAGAAGAGGTGTCAATTTCTGGTTGGACTCAAGGTTCAGGTTTAACAATATTTGATGCAATCAAAAATTTAGAGGAATACGCATCTTCTTATCTCATTACGAGCATAGGTGTTGAGGGAAGAATGAAGGGGCCAGATATAGAATTATACAAAAAGATTTTATCTCTTACCGATGTAGAAATAATTGCATCAGGTGGGATTTCATCAATTGATGATTTAATAAAGCTTGATAAAGTTGGAATAAACAAAGCTGTAGTTGGAACAGCAATTTACACTAATAAGATTGATTTAAAGAACGTAAGGGAAATTTTTGGGTGA
- the hisB gene encoding imidazoleglycerol-phosphate dehydratase HisB: MRESKIERKTKETNIKIKLNIDGQGKYKISTSKKFFDHMLETFSRYSLFDIEIKAEGDLTHHLVEDIGIAMGMAFSEAIGDKKGINRVGWATVPMDDSLVMTSLDIGGRHYTKFDLNFKFDKIEEVSPDLFLHFLDSFAQKVPLNLFIKEFYGDDDHHKMEAVFKSFGKALLMATSFNERIDLLSTKGVI, encoded by the coding sequence TTGAGAGAATCAAAGATTGAAAGAAAAACAAAGGAAACCAATATCAAGATTAAGTTGAATATAGATGGTCAGGGAAAATATAAAATTTCAACATCAAAGAAGTTCTTTGATCACATGCTTGAAACTTTTTCCAGGTACAGTCTTTTTGATATAGAGATAAAGGCAGAAGGGGATTTAACTCACCATCTTGTTGAGGATATAGGCATAGCGATGGGGATGGCATTTTCAGAGGCCATAGGCGACAAAAAAGGAATCAATAGAGTGGGCTGGGCCACCGTACCAATGGACGATAGCCTTGTCATGACATCCCTTGATATAGGGGGAAGGCACTATACAAAGTTTGATTTGAATTTCAAGTTTGATAAGATTGAAGAAGTTTCGCCTGATCTATTCTTACACTTTCTTGATTCTTTTGCTCAGAAAGTCCCATTGAATCTTTTCATAAAGGAATTTTATGGGGACGATGACCACCATAAGATGGAGGCAGTGTTCAAATCATTTGGTAAAGCACTTTTAATGGCAACTTCATTTAATGAGAGAATTGATCTTCTTTCAACTAAAGGGGTGATATAA
- the hisF gene encoding imidazole glycerol phosphate synthase subunit HisF, with protein MTHAKRIIPCLDVDQGRVVKGIKFVNIRDAGDPVEMAQLYDQKGADELVFLDITASSDKRNIMVDVVERTGDVVFIPFTVGGGLRNIEDIKAILRAGADKVSLNTSAVQNPDLIKESSKMFGSQCIVLAIDAKKKGKSWEVYTHGGRTPTSIDAVEWAKRAENLGCGEILLTSMDADGTKDGYDIPLTKAISEAVTVPVIASGGAGNAEHICEALTKGKADAALAASIFHYEEHSIRKVKEYLRSKNVSVRL; from the coding sequence ATAACGCACGCAAAGAGAATCATCCCTTGCCTTGATGTTGACCAGGGGAGAGTTGTAAAAGGTATAAAATTTGTAAACATCCGGGATGCTGGTGATCCTGTAGAGATGGCACAGCTCTATGACCAGAAGGGTGCTGATGAATTGGTATTTCTTGATATTACAGCTTCATCTGATAAAAGAAATATTATGGTTGATGTAGTTGAAAGGACAGGCGATGTCGTCTTTATACCATTTACAGTTGGTGGAGGATTAAGAAATATTGAAGATATAAAAGCAATATTAAGAGCGGGAGCAGACAAAGTTAGTCTCAACACCTCTGCAGTTCAAAATCCAGATCTGATAAAAGAATCTTCAAAGATGTTTGGAAGCCAGTGCATAGTTCTTGCAATAGATGCAAAGAAGAAAGGTAAAAGTTGGGAAGTTTATACCCATGGGGGAAGGACACCAACTAGTATAGATGCAGTTGAATGGGCAAAGAGAGCGGAAAATCTTGGATGTGGAGAGATATTACTTACAAGTATGGATGCAGACGGTACAAAAGATGGCTATGACATCCCTCTTACAAAGGCAATTTCTGAAGCTGTTACTGTTCCTGTCATTGCTTCGGGTGGAGCAGGGAATGCAGAACACATATGTGAAGCATTGACCAAGGGTAAGGCAGACGCTGCGCTTGCAGCTTCAATATTCCATTATGAGGAACATTCAATTAGAAAGGTAAAAGAATACCTTAGATCAAAAAATGTTTCGGTAAGATTATGA
- the hisIE gene encoding bifunctional phosphoribosyl-AMP cyclohydrolase/phosphoribosyl-ATP diphosphatase HisIE, translating to MSDFNLKWDEKGLIPAIVQDYNTKEVLMTAYVNEASLKKTLETGRTCFWSRSRQKFWFKGESSGNIQMVKEVRYDCDADSILILVEQVGAACHEGYPTCYFRKLDGKIISEKSFEGGLYVLDELYKLIEKRKKELPRDSYTTKLLTDKNLLLKKIGEESSEVIISYTEEKNRTVEEASDLIYHLFVLLVERDIKLESVLEELKKRRK from the coding sequence ATGAGCGATTTTAATCTAAAGTGGGACGAAAAAGGACTTATTCCTGCTATAGTTCAGGACTACAATACAAAAGAAGTTCTCATGACGGCCTACGTGAACGAGGCTTCATTGAAAAAGACGCTTGAAACTGGGAGAACTTGTTTTTGGTCAAGAAGCAGACAGAAGTTCTGGTTTAAGGGCGAATCTTCTGGCAATATCCAAATGGTCAAAGAGGTTAGATATGACTGCGATGCAGATTCTATTTTAATTCTAGTTGAACAGGTTGGTGCAGCATGTCACGAAGGGTATCCTACATGTTACTTTAGAAAACTAGATGGAAAAATAATAAGTGAAAAGTCCTTTGAAGGGGGGCTTTATGTCCTAGATGAGCTTTACAAGTTAATCGAAAAAAGGAAAAAGGAACTTCCGAGGGATTCATACACAACAAAATTACTTACTGATAAAAACCTCCTCCTTAAAAAAATCGGGGAAGAGTCAAGTGAGGTAATTATTTCATATACAGAAGAGAAGAATAGGACAGTTGAAGAAGCTTCTGACCTGATTTATCACTTATTTGTTTTATTAGTTGAAAGAGATATAAAACTTGAATCAGTATTAGAAGAATTGAAAAAGAGAAGGAAGTGA
- a CDS encoding histidinol phosphate phosphatase domain-containing protein codes for MDLGKRCDFHTHTIFSDGELIPSELVRRARALDHKAIALTDHVDASNIELIVPSLARVSEELNQYWDITVIPGVEITHVPPETIKKLAVKAKKLGAKIVVVHGETPVEPVMPGTNRSAIESGEVDILAHPGIIEEKDAKLANKSDIFLEITARGGHNIGNGRVASLGEKFILDTDTHSPSNLITQDFAYRVALGAGLKEESAINVIKENPKILLEKIL; via the coding sequence ATGGACTTAGGAAAAAGATGTGATTTCCATACTCATACAATATTTTCTGATGGTGAGCTTATCCCATCCGAACTTGTAAGACGTGCGAGGGCGTTAGACCACAAAGCAATTGCTTTAACAGATCATGTTGATGCTTCAAATATTGAATTAATTGTTCCTAGCCTTGCTAGAGTTTCTGAGGAATTGAATCAATACTGGGATATAACTGTAATCCCTGGTGTTGAGATTACTCACGTTCCTCCTGAGACAATTAAAAAACTAGCAGTCAAGGCAAAAAAACTCGGTGCAAAAATAGTCGTTGTTCACGGAGAAACGCCTGTAGAGCCCGTGATGCCGGGTACAAATAGAAGTGCAATTGAGAGCGGTGAAGTCGATATACTCGCTCACCCCGGAATAATTGAAGAAAAAGATGCAAAACTTGCAAACAAATCAGATATATTCCTTGAGATAACTGCTAGAGGTGGCCACAATATTGGAAATGGGAGAGTTGCTTCGCTAGGTGAGAAATTCATTTTAGATACAGATACACACTCACCGAGTAATCTAATCACCCAGGACTTTGCTTATAGGGTAGCTTTAGGTGCAGGGCTTAAAGAAGAATCTGCAATAAATGTGATTAAGGAAAATCCTAAAATATTACTTGAAAAGATTTTGTAA
- a CDS encoding DUF998 domain-containing protein, with the protein MVILDIFRKNPHMIAGTLLFLAGVISIMGIITAEAFYPSGYTTSNSEISDLGATRPPNSIIMQPSATIFNSTMIVTGIMVLIGAYCIFLAYRKLLFNIPFALFGLGVLCVGLFPGNVEVLHPLSALITFIFGGIAAITSSKILDSPFRYISICFGIIALICLFFANFFIPILGDGGTERWIAYPIVMWLTGLGGYLLGTKSSIIKKM; encoded by the coding sequence ATGGTAATTTTAGATATATTCAGAAAGAATCCCCATATGATTGCAGGTACTTTGCTATTTCTTGCAGGTGTTATTTCTATAATGGGGATAATTACTGCTGAAGCTTTCTATCCATCAGGTTACACAACCTCAAACAGCGAAATAAGTGATTTAGGTGCAACTCGGCCACCAAACAGCATAATTATGCAACCGTCAGCAACTATTTTTAATTCAACAATGATTGTAACAGGCATCATGGTTTTGATAGGCGCTTATTGTATTTTTTTAGCTTATAGAAAACTTCTTTTCAACATACCCTTTGCGCTATTTGGCCTTGGCGTATTATGTGTTGGATTGTTCCCTGGAAACGTTGAAGTATTACACCCGCTATCTGCACTGATAACTTTCATTTTTGGGGGGATTGCTGCTATTACTTCTTCAAAAATATTGGATTCTCCATTTCGATATATATCCATATGTTTTGGGATAATTGCACTCATTTGTCTTTTCTTTGCCAATTTTTTTATTCCAATATTAGGAGACGGCGGAACGGAAAGGTGGATTGCATATCCAATCGTCATGTGGTTAACTGGTTTAGGTGGATATCTGCTTGGGACTAAATCTTCAATTATAAAAAAGATGTAA
- a CDS encoding tRNA (N(6)-L-threonylcarbamoyladenosine(37)-C(2))-methylthiotransferase: MQRKIFIETYGCTQNKGDSEILKYLLKDFLVESIDDADTVIVNTCGVKGQTERKIALRISSLLENKRVIVSGCLPKINLGAIDERVSGIIGTNDLDRIVEVVISKEKMILISDDNRRLGPKTAFKKIRDNSASAIVQISEGCAGGCSFCCTRFARGSVHSFPIGEIVKEVKDALSNGYKEILFTSQDTAVYGLDTGDTLISLLNKTFMINERFMLRLGMANPNHIKTFENELVDLYKDPHMYRFLHIPVQSGDDQVLLDMNRGHSVREFLDTVSLFRKNIKDLYLCTDIIVGFPTEDESAFENTYKLVEKIKPDKINLTRFSPRPGTDSAKVKQITTWIVKERSRRLNLLRKKISSEINQSYVGRSFEALVTEKNKDDTYTGRIYNNKPVILENAVVGQFIDVDIEDATSTYLIGRR; the protein is encoded by the coding sequence ATGCAGCGTAAGATATTTATTGAAACTTATGGCTGTACCCAGAACAAGGGTGACAGCGAGATACTTAAATATCTCTTGAAAGATTTTCTTGTAGAATCTATCGATGATGCAGATACTGTAATTGTTAATACGTGCGGAGTAAAAGGACAGACTGAAAGAAAGATTGCACTAAGAATCTCCTCTTTGCTTGAGAATAAGCGGGTCATAGTCTCAGGGTGTCTCCCAAAAATTAATCTTGGGGCTATTGATGAAAGAGTTTCTGGGATTATAGGAACAAATGATTTGGATAGGATAGTTGAAGTTGTCATTTCCAAAGAGAAAATGATTCTTATTTCTGATGACAACAGAAGACTTGGACCAAAAACTGCTTTCAAGAAGATCCGGGATAATTCTGCATCTGCTATTGTGCAGATATCAGAAGGTTGTGCAGGTGGATGCAGTTTTTGCTGTACTAGATTTGCAAGAGGTAGTGTGCACAGCTTTCCGATTGGAGAAATAGTAAAAGAAGTAAAAGACGCTCTTTCAAATGGATACAAAGAGATACTTTTCACATCACAAGATACAGCCGTATATGGCCTAGACACAGGAGATACTCTTATCTCACTTCTAAATAAGACATTCATGATAAATGAAAGATTCATGTTACGATTGGGGATGGCAAATCCAAATCATATAAAAACTTTTGAAAATGAATTGGTCGATTTATACAAGGATCCGCACATGTACAGATTCTTACACATACCTGTTCAGTCAGGAGATGACCAAGTTCTTTTAGATATGAATAGAGGTCACTCAGTCAGAGAGTTCTTGGATACAGTTTCACTTTTTAGAAAAAATATTAAAGACCTCTATCTATGCACCGATATAATTGTGGGATTTCCAACAGAAGACGAGTCTGCTTTTGAAAATACTTACAAACTCGTAGAAAAGATAAAGCCTGATAAGATTAATCTGACTCGTTTTTCCCCCAGACCCGGAACAGATTCAGCAAAGGTGAAACAGATAACTACCTGGATTGTAAAGGAGAGATCAAGAAGATTGAATCTTCTAAGGAAAAAGATTTCTTCTGAAATAAACCAATCCTATGTCGGAAGAAGCTTTGAAGCATTGGTTACTGAGAAAAATAAGGATGATACTTACACGGGAAGAATATATAATAATAAACCAGTTATTTTAGAGAATGCAGTAGTAGGGCAGTTCATTGATGTAGATATCGAAGATGCTACTTCAACTTACTTGATTGGAAGAAGGTGA
- a CDS encoding zinc ribbon domain-containing protein, producing the protein MDDTFNLEVKIPEFVKLLGEEGKNQILEEVKKRVDKDISNIVVKAAREIMAEKLGLDTRESPFGPVPTKKHAAPVEEDEPKSDLNCPSCQKPLEPGVKFCRFCGQKLA; encoded by the coding sequence ATGGATGATACATTTAATCTAGAGGTTAAGATACCTGAATTTGTGAAACTGCTAGGCGAGGAAGGGAAAAATCAGATTTTAGAAGAAGTAAAGAAAAGAGTTGACAAGGATATTTCCAATATTGTTGTTAAAGCAGCAAGAGAAATAATGGCTGAAAAACTGGGCCTTGATACAAGAGAAAGTCCTTTTGGCCCTGTACCTACAAAAAAGCACGCCGCACCTGTTGAAGAAGATGAGCCAAAATCAGATTTAAACTGTCCAAGCTGTCAAAAGCCGCTTGAGCCTGGTGTCAAGTTTTGTAGATTCTGTGGGCAAAAGCTAGCTTAA
- a CDS encoding DUF116 domain-containing protein, translating into MIDVFEILGIILAVFFIIVILILAIAILLISYSVKTKKVLFPGFVLFVLDFLYHPLKILTEKIGMKKGYIDMISNDMRNFINYKELSKIPFEDRILLLPQCLRKRDCPAILDSIQGFQCKNCGKCGIGELIKFCDEKNIKVFIIPGGSFVKKIIKLTRPKAIIGVGCHIELREASLVLEFLKVPGRGINLEKDGCVETKVNYEKIKKAVIISED; encoded by the coding sequence ATGATAGACGTATTTGAGATTCTTGGGATAATTTTGGCAGTATTCTTCATAATCGTGATATTAATACTAGCTATTGCCATATTACTTATTTCATATTCTGTAAAGACAAAGAAAGTCTTATTTCCCGGATTTGTTTTGTTCGTTCTTGATTTCCTATATCATCCCTTGAAAATCTTAACTGAAAAGATAGGAATGAAAAAGGGATACATTGATATGATTTCAAATGACATGCGCAATTTTATCAATTACAAAGAGCTTTCGAAAATTCCATTTGAAGATAGAATTCTTCTACTGCCTCAGTGCCTTAGAAAAAGAGACTGTCCGGCAATACTTGATTCGATACAAGGATTTCAATGCAAGAATTGCGGTAAATGTGGTATAGGGGAACTAATAAAATTCTGTGATGAAAAAAATATTAAAGTGTTCATTATACCAGGGGGCTCATTTGTCAAGAAGATAATTAAGCTTACACGACCTAAAGCTATTATTGGTGTTGGGTGCCATATCGAACTTAGGGAAGCAAGTCTTGTACTAGAATTTCTTAAAGTTCCAGGGAGAGGTATTAATCTCGAAAAAGATGGATGTGTAGAAACAAAAGTTAATTATGAAAAGATAAAAAAAGCAGTTATAATTAGTGAAGATTAA
- a CDS encoding DUF116 domain-containing protein: MNELPSFFSILGVVFVIIIIVFGILLLIAIILVYSIVKRKKILFPRATLFLLDTLYYPLKRLVVSINLDESIVDKIEIDIRNKILKEEYFSSNIKNRIVVFPYCLRSIECKAQVSPELGVNCIKCGKCKIGDFKEICDSNSIKVFIAPGGSFVKRVLKKHPKSSVLLVACHVELNEMMRILSSKEIPQYGILLRKTGCIETDVDMDLVEEVLFEVRK; this comes from the coding sequence ATGAATGAACTTCCAAGTTTTTTTTCTATACTAGGTGTTGTATTCGTTATAATTATCATTGTCTTTGGAATACTCCTATTAATAGCCATAATTCTGGTATATAGTATTGTGAAAAGGAAAAAGATTTTGTTTCCAAGGGCAACCTTGTTTCTTTTAGACACACTTTACTATCCACTTAAGCGATTAGTTGTATCAATAAATCTTGATGAGAGCATAGTTGACAAAATTGAAATTGATATTAGAAATAAAATTCTAAAAGAGGAATATTTCTCCTCGAACATAAAAAATAGAATAGTTGTTTTCCCTTATTGCTTACGATCTATAGAATGCAAAGCACAGGTGAGTCCAGAACTAGGCGTTAATTGTATCAAATGTGGAAAATGCAAAATAGGGGATTTCAAAGAAATATGCGACAGTAATTCTATTAAAGTATTCATTGCACCTGGTGGATCTTTTGTAAAAAGAGTTTTGAAAAAACACCCAAAATCTTCCGTTTTGCTAGTAGCTTGCCACGTTGAATTAAATGAGATGATGAGGATATTGTCCTCTAAGGAAATACCCCAATATGGGATACTTTTGCGAAAGACGGGATGCATAGAGACTGATGTGGATATGGACCTCGTAGAAGAGGTGTTATTTGAGGTACGAAAATGA